The Thermosynechococcus sp. HN-54 DNA segment CCCTCGGATCAGTACTCGCCTATCTCCAGATGCTCTTTCAGGTGGACTTAAGTCCCTATCCTGCTGTGGCAGATTATGTGGCACGCCTCCAGCAACGACCTGCATTCCAGAAGGGTTTAATGGGAGTTGGCGCATGAATGTGATCTTTCGCGAAGTCGATCCCTTTGATTTGTGGATTTGGGTGGAATTTGCCGCACCACCCTCTTCTATTGAGCAACAGTACCTTGAGGAAGTCTTTAACTCGTGGTTTTTCTTGGGGAAACTGGGGGGCTTTAATGCCGAAAACCTTCAAGTCCAAGAAACTGGCTTAGATCTCAGTCACTTGGAGTACGATCACGCCCAAGCCGACAGTTCTATGATGGCGGTGATGCACAATATGGGCGAGTTTGAATACAACGACTGCTGGGCACGCTGCTGGTTTGATCTTGGCACCAGTGATGCTTTGGCCTTGGATGTTCTCATTAATGCCCTCAATCAGTTTAGTGAGGACTATGTGCCCTTAAAAACGCTCGTGATTGGCGGTGACAACCCCGAATGGCCGATCGCCACCAGTGAACAGCGGGAAATGATTGAACAATCGGCGTGGAACTAAGTGCGCGGCGTCTTGCCCTTGATGCCCTAGAACGGGTGGCCAAAGGTGCCTATGCCGATGTGGCGCTCCATCAGGTCTTGCAGCAGCGATCTCTCAAGGAGGGCGATCGCGCCCTC contains these protein-coding regions:
- a CDS encoding DUF3531 family protein, with the translated sequence MNVIFREVDPFDLWIWVEFAAPPSSIEQQYLEEVFNSWFFLGKLGGFNAENLQVQETGLDLSHLEYDHAQADSSMMAVMHNMGEFEYNDCWARCWFDLGTSDALALDVLINALNQFSEDYVPLKTLVIGGDNPEWPIATSEQREMIEQSAWN